Proteins from a single region of Pithys albifrons albifrons isolate INPA30051 chromosome 10, PitAlb_v1, whole genome shotgun sequence:
- the LOC139676597 gene encoding zinc finger protein 850-like: MEEEAERKRKMPQDPQAGPELSTESMEDKSSWQNLMAEDLLNGSMAQDVTEEEKPQTSSQGFSEEEKFSQCWEGDQSFSQSSDLVVQQQLETGKKRYKCLECGKSFSKSSCLIQHRVVHTGERPYMCQECGKSFKYNSDLFRHQRIHTEEQTYICGECGKNFSSRSDLVTHQRIHTGGRRYICTECGKRFTLSANLLTHQLIHTGEKPFTCGQCGKSFNKKSNLVTHQRIHTGEQPFTCAECGKSFSTSVCLTQHRVVHTGERPYTCQECGKSFKYNSSLIRHQHIHTGEKPNICGECGKSFSSRSYLVTHQRIHAGEQPYICRECGKSFSSRSDLVTHQRIHTGKQPFTCAECGKSFTLGANLVAHQRIHTGEKPFTCGECGKSFNQKSNLVTHQRLHSAERPYTCGECGKGFYQKSGLHVHQLIHTGERPYMCGECGKRFKTSSHLLKHQRTHTEEKPFHCTECGKSFNRRYSLVTHQRIHTREKAYTCGECEESFSRRSDILNHQRIHTGGKPYLCGECGKRFQTKTYLRYHQRRHTGERPFHCTDCGKRFYQSSELVAHRYSHTSERPYKCEECGKSFTNSSHLLIHWRIHTGERPYKCEECGRRFTVSSHLVIHRRIHTGERPYKCDECGKSFINSSNLTQHQRTHN, from the exons atggaggaggaggctgagaggaagaggaagatgccccaggacccccaggcag gccccgagctgagcacggagagcaTGGAGGACAAATCCTCGTGGCAGAACCTCATGGCAGAGGATCTTCTGAATGGCTCTATGGCACAGGATGTCACTGAGGAAGAGAAGCCACAGACATCCAGCCAAGGGTtctctgaggaagaaaaattcagccagtgctgggaaggTGACCAGAGCTTCAGTCAGAGCTCAGACCTGGTGGTACAGCAGCAGCTTGAGACTGGGaagaagcgctacaagtgcttggaatgtgggaagagcttcagcaaGAGCTCCTGCCTGATCCAACACCGGGTggtccacactggggaacggccctacaTGTGTCAGGAATGCGGAAAGAGCTTCAAGTACAACTCCGATCTGTTCCGCCACCAGCGCATCCACACTGAGGAACAGACCTACAtatgtggggaatgtgggaagaacTTCAGCAGCAGGTCAGACCTCGTCACCCACCAGCGCATCCACACGGGGGGACGGCGCTACATATGTACggaatgtgggaagaggttCACCCTCAGTGCCAATCTTCTCACTCACCAGctcatccacactggggaaaagCCCTTCACCTGTGGGCAATGTGGCAAGAGTTTCAACAAGAAATCCAACCTCGTCACCCACCagcgcatccacactggggaacagCCCTTCACATGTGctgaatgtgggaagagcttcagcacGAGTGTCTGCCTGACCCAACACCGGGTggtccacactggggaacggccctacaCGTGTCAGGAATGTGGAAAGAGCTTCAAGTACAACTCCAGTCTGATCCGCCACCAGCACATTCACACTGGGGAAAAGCCCAACAtatgtggggaatgtgggaagagcttcagcagcAGGTCATACCTCGTCACCCACCAACGCATCCACGCTGGGGAACAGCCCTACATatgtagggaatgtgggaagagcttcagcagcAGGTCAGACCTTGTCACCCACCAGCGCATCCACACTGGGAAACAGCCCTTCACATGTGctgaatgtgggaagagcttcaccctCGGTGCCAATCTTGTCGCTCACCagcgcatccacactggggaaaagCCCTTCACCTGTGgagaatgtgggaagagcttcaaccaGAAATCCAACCTCGTCACGCACCAGCGCCTCCACTCTGCAGAACGGCCCTACAcatgtggggaatgtgggaagggcttctaCCAGAAGTCTGGCCTCCACGTCCACCAGCTTAttcacactggggagaggccctacatGTGcggggagtgtgggaagaggtttaaGACCAGTTCCCATCTCCTCAAGCATCAGCGGACGCACACGGAGGAGAAGCCCTTCCACTGCactgagtgtgggaagagcttcaaccgGAGGTACAGCCTTGTCACCCATCAGCGCATCCACACCAGAGAGAAGGCCTACACATGTGGGGAGTGTGAGGAGAGCTTCAGCCGCAGGTCTGACATCCTCAACCACCAGCGCATTCACACTGGGGGGAAGCCCTACTTATGCGGAgaatgtgggaagaggtttcagaccaaGACCTATCTCCGCTATCATCAGCGCAGGCACACAGGTGAGAGGCCCTTCcactgcaccgactgcgggaagagattctACCAGAGCTCCGAACTTGTCGCCCACCGGTACAGCCACACCAGCGAGAGGCCCTACAAGTgtgaggagtgtgggaagagctttacCAACAGCTCCCACCTCCTCATCCACTggcgcatccacactggggagaggccctacaaGTGTGAGGAGTGTGGGAGGCGCTTTACTGTGAGCTCCCACCTCGTCATCCACCggcgcatccacactggggagaggccctacaaATGTgatgagtgtgggaagagcttcatcaACAGCTCTAACTTGACCcaacaccaacggacccacaATTAA